In a genomic window of Glycine max cultivar Williams 82 chromosome 13, Glycine_max_v4.0, whole genome shotgun sequence:
- the LOC106794298 gene encoding uncharacterized membrane protein At3g27390 produces MDELRENLPPHEKLLDIRLSLLPCCLLVIMVGVSFDMALIISIAIWKSPYMLFKGWKRLLEDLIGIKGPFLETECVPFAGLAIILWPLAVVVAVLAATIFSFFMALYSGVVVHQISIWKTQWRWGLYTLCLWFRFLMNMPIYRRNMSHAVEGKNLGGGDNDLKNRRDGSQNSKHSIQQSRSMKWGIQQCRPVQVWD; encoded by the exons ATGGATGAACTAAGAGAAAATTTACCCCCTCATGAAAAGCTGTTAGATATCCG ATTGTCATTATTACCATGTTGCTTGTTGGTGATCATGGTTGGCGTGTCATTCGATATGGCATTAATAATATCTATTGCCATATGGAAGAGTCCATACATGCTGTTCAAAGGGTGGAAAAGACTGTTAGAAGATTTGATTGGAATAAAGGGACCATTCTTGGAAACTGAATGTGTCCCATTTGCTGGCCTTGCCATCATTCTCTGGCCTTTGGCTGTTGTAGTGGCTGTATTAGCAGCTACCATTTTCAGCTTTTTTATGGCCCTATATAGTGGAGTTGTTGTCCATCAGATCAGTATTTG gAAGACTCAGTGGAGATGGGGTTTATATACATTGTGTCTGTGGTTTCGCTTTTTGATGAATAT GCCGATATACCGTAGAAACATGAGCCATGCTGTTGAGGGGAAAAACCTTGGAGGAGGTGACAATGACTTGAAAAACCGGAGGGATGGGTCACAGAATTCGAAACATTCCATACAACAATCCAGAAGTATGAAATGGGGAATTCAGCAATGTAGACCTGTGCAG GTATGGGACTGA